A single genomic interval of Flavobacteriales bacterium harbors:
- a CDS encoding type III pantothenate kinase yields the protein MGSTDQPDLDLVVDIGNSRVKLALFRGTRVLRFTRVERLDPLVLRDFLGADRPMHIAVASVGVPVAPLLPLLHAHAPVVELTGGSPAPVPNAYASPGTLGVDRLANAAALHHLFPHRPALAIDLGTCITYDLVIPGSGFVGGAISPGPRMRGQAMHRYSARLPLVEDPGRPALVGADTQGGLASGIHHGVRFELSGMIGELRQQHPDLAVVLTGGAAPGYAAALKSGIFADPLLTLRGLHVLLAHHRLHPRGPGTGGPAADAGAGKR from the coding sequence ATGGGATCCACGGACCAACCCGACCTCGACCTGGTGGTCGACATCGGCAACTCGCGGGTGAAGCTGGCGCTGTTCCGCGGCACCCGGGTGCTGCGCTTCACCCGGGTGGAGCGGCTCGACCCGCTGGTGCTGCGCGACTTCCTGGGCGCCGACCGTCCCATGCACATCGCGGTGGCCTCGGTGGGCGTCCCGGTCGCCCCGCTGCTGCCGCTGCTCCACGCGCATGCCCCCGTGGTGGAGCTCACCGGTGGCTCGCCCGCGCCTGTGCCCAACGCCTATGCGAGCCCCGGCACCTTGGGGGTGGACCGCCTGGCCAACGCGGCCGCGTTGCACCACCTGTTCCCCCATCGTCCCGCCCTGGCCATCGACCTGGGCACCTGCATCACCTACGACCTGGTGATCCCCGGCTCCGGCTTCGTGGGGGGGGCCATCAGCCCCGGACCCCGCATGCGCGGCCAGGCCATGCATCGGTACAGCGCGCGCCTCCCCCTGGTGGAGGATCCCGGTCGACCAGCCCTCGTGGGTGCCGACACGCAGGGGGGCCTGGCCTCGGGCATCCACCACGGCGTGCGGTTCGAACTGAGCGGAATGATCGGTGAGTTGCGGCAACAACACCCTGACCTGGCCGTTGTGCTCACCGGCGGCGCTGCGCCCGGCTACGCTGCGGCCCTCAAAAGTGGCATCTTTGCCGACCCGCTCCTGACCCTTCGTGGCCTCCATGTCCTGCTCGCGCATCACCGCCTCCATCCTCGCGGTCCTGGGACTGGCGGGCCCGCGGCCGATGCAGGCGCAGGAAAGCGATGA
- a CDS encoding HD domain-containing protein → MDHQAAKAYILLKLREELPDRRTYHSLEHTLDVYAAVIDIAAQEGVEGEDLVLLKTAALYHDSGFTEQDLQHEDASCAIARRTLPGFGYEGRQVERVCTMIQATRIPHQPEDDLSRILCDADLDYLGRTDFERIGALLFAELRAYGVLSTELEWNRIQVRFLEEHRFFTATNQRERDPLKAEHLNGLRRWLADHDPA, encoded by the coding sequence ATGGATCATCAGGCCGCCAAAGCCTACATCCTGCTGAAGCTCCGCGAGGAGCTTCCGGACCGCCGCACGTACCACAGCCTGGAGCACACGCTGGACGTGTACGCCGCGGTGATCGACATCGCGGCGCAGGAAGGGGTGGAAGGGGAGGACCTTGTGCTGTTGAAGACGGCCGCGCTCTACCACGATTCGGGATTCACCGAGCAGGATCTGCAGCACGAGGACGCCAGTTGCGCCATCGCCCGCAGGACGCTGCCCGGGTTCGGCTACGAGGGGCGGCAGGTGGAGCGGGTGTGCACCATGATCCAGGCCACGCGGATCCCGCACCAGCCCGAGGACGACCTCTCGCGGATCCTGTGCGATGCGGACCTCGACTACCTCGGGCGTACGGATTTCGAGCGCATCGGGGCCTTGTTGTTCGCCGAGCTGCGGGCCTATGGCGTGCTCTCCACGGAGTTGGAATGGAACCGCATCCAGGTGCGCTTTCTGGAGGAGCACCGCTTCTTCACCGCCACCAACCAGCGCGAGCGCGATCCCCTGAAGGCCGAGCACCTCAACGGCTTGCGGCGCTGGCTGGCCGACCACGACCCCGCCTGA
- a CDS encoding 2,3-bisphosphoglycerate-independent phosphoglycerate mutase yields the protein MPATRKIALVVLDGWGIGAGDRTDAIAQARTPRFTELLATCPHATLRTDGEHVGLPAGQMGNSEVGHLNIGAGRVVYQDLLRVDKAVEDGSLARNAVLQEAFRTACAPGVRLHFIGLLSKGGVHSHQDHLRALCHAAMDAGVPQVFVHAFTDGRDADPKSGLGYLRNFLAGVQGLPVHIASVVGRYYAMDRDKRWERVKRAYDLLVHGTGTAVADATEAYTRSYAEGITDEFIVPHVITGPDGAPLAIIRPGDVVICFNFRTDRCREITQALTQQPFPEHGMAPLPLHYVTLTEYDPTYRDVRVVLGKDELPMTLGETVSAAGLRQVRAAETEKYPHVTFFFSGGREAPYPGEERILVASPKVATYDLQPEMSAPELADRVAQALTPDGPDLVILNFANPDMVGHTGVFSAVVKAVETTDTCLGRVVDAGRAAGYSFVIIADHGNADKALNPDGSPNTAHSTNPVPIVLVDDRRCTLRDGILADVAPTLLQLMGLPQPAQMTGRSLVVAG from the coding sequence ATGCCCGCAACCCGCAAAATCGCCCTGGTCGTGCTCGACGGCTGGGGCATCGGCGCCGGCGACCGCACCGACGCGATCGCGCAGGCCCGCACGCCGCGTTTCACGGAACTGCTGGCCACCTGCCCGCACGCCACCCTGCGCACCGACGGTGAGCACGTGGGCCTGCCCGCCGGCCAGATGGGCAACAGCGAAGTGGGCCACCTGAACATCGGCGCGGGCCGCGTGGTGTACCAGGACCTTCTGCGCGTGGACAAGGCCGTGGAGGACGGTTCCCTGGCGCGCAACGCCGTGCTGCAGGAGGCGTTCCGGACAGCCTGCGCCCCCGGTGTCCGGCTGCACTTCATCGGGCTGCTCAGCAAGGGCGGCGTGCACAGCCACCAGGACCACCTGCGCGCGCTGTGCCACGCGGCCATGGACGCGGGCGTGCCGCAGGTGTTCGTGCACGCTTTCACGGACGGGCGCGACGCGGACCCGAAGAGCGGACTGGGCTATTTGCGCAACTTCCTCGCCGGGGTGCAGGGGCTGCCGGTGCACATCGCCAGCGTGGTGGGCCGCTACTACGCCATGGACCGCGACAAGCGCTGGGAGCGGGTGAAGCGCGCCTACGACCTGCTCGTCCACGGCACGGGCACGGCGGTGGCCGACGCCACGGAGGCCTACACGCGCAGCTACGCCGAAGGCATCACCGACGAGTTCATCGTGCCGCACGTGATCACGGGACCCGACGGTGCGCCGCTCGCCATCATCCGCCCCGGCGACGTGGTGATCTGCTTCAACTTCCGCACCGACCGCTGCCGCGAGATCACCCAGGCCCTCACGCAGCAGCCCTTCCCAGAGCACGGCATGGCGCCGCTCCCGCTGCACTACGTCACCCTCACCGAGTACGACCCCACCTACCGCGATGTGCGCGTGGTGCTGGGCAAGGACGAGTTGCCGATGACGCTGGGCGAAACGGTGAGCGCGGCGGGGCTGCGGCAGGTGCGCGCGGCGGAGACGGAGAAGTACCCGCACGTCACCTTCTTCTTCAGCGGCGGGCGCGAAGCGCCATACCCCGGCGAGGAGCGCATCCTGGTGGCCAGCCCCAAGGTGGCCACCTACGACCTGCAGCCCGAGATGAGCGCGCCGGAACTGGCCGACCGCGTGGCGCAGGCGCTCACGCCCGATGGTCCCGATCTGGTGATCCTCAACTTCGCCAACCCGGACATGGTGGGCCACACGGGCGTGTTCAGCGCGGTGGTGAAGGCCGTGGAGACCACGGACACCTGCCTGGGCCGCGTGGTGGACGCCGGCCGGGCGGCGGGCTACAGCTTCGTGATCATCGCCGACCACGGCAACGCGGACAAGGCCCTGAACCCCGACGGTTCGCCCAACACCGCCCACAGCACCAACCCGGTGCCCATCGTGTTGGTGGACGACCGGCGATGCACGCTGCGCGATGGGATCCTGGCCGATGTGGCGCCCACCCTGCTGCAGCTCATGGGCCTTCCCCAGCCCGCGCAGATGACCGGGCGCTCGCTCGTGGTGGCCGGGTGA
- a CDS encoding T9SS type A sorting domain-containing protein produces the protein MAWFHDTLFIGPFCSGFQWVDDWGDGVYLANGQWHGMGVMDGPLAILPVHDRLFVGGVASTVNGQYMPGVREWRMDSLRPLPNAPWTLPASVYGAALWKDRYYFGGVFQVLGTRKIVSFDGVDQWEGLAGGVGGNFVSTLCGYGDSLYVGGFFLNGSDPDVYSDHLQVWDGTAWHPFFPEVDFEGSVTDIQVHAGALYISGVYHFVGDTTLYGVLRYDGQQLCALGGHMYSDHGEMAFFQNDLYMVLPPQNPQLAYEFVGYLDLDTVEPDTCVQVSTGLPERGVAVPISIHPNPATELVQVALSVGGVLRTVEVQDALGRVVHRQALRARSAMTLEVATWPAGCYLVRVEDQHGRRGSARFIKH, from the coding sequence ATGGCTTGGTTTCATGATACGCTGTTCATCGGGCCATTCTGTAGTGGTTTCCAATGGGTCGATGACTGGGGGGATGGGGTGTACCTGGCCAACGGGCAATGGCACGGCATGGGTGTGATGGATGGTCCACTAGCAATTCTCCCAGTGCATGACCGCCTGTTCGTGGGCGGGGTGGCCAGCACGGTGAACGGCCAGTACATGCCCGGGGTGCGGGAGTGGCGGATGGATTCGCTGCGCCCCCTGCCGAACGCGCCCTGGACGCTGCCGGCCTCGGTGTACGGTGCCGCCTTGTGGAAGGACCGCTATTACTTCGGCGGGGTGTTCCAGGTGTTGGGCACCCGCAAGATCGTGTCCTTTGATGGGGTGGACCAGTGGGAGGGCCTGGCCGGCGGCGTGGGCGGCAACTTCGTGTCCACCCTGTGCGGCTATGGGGACTCCCTGTATGTGGGCGGTTTCTTCCTGAACGGGTCGGATCCCGATGTGTACAGCGACCACCTGCAGGTGTGGGACGGCACGGCATGGCATCCGTTCTTTCCCGAGGTGGACTTCGAGGGCAGCGTGACGGACATCCAGGTGCATGCGGGCGCGCTGTACATCAGCGGGGTGTACCACTTCGTGGGGGACACCACCTTATACGGAGTACTGCGCTATGACGGGCAGCAGCTCTGCGCCTTGGGCGGGCACATGTATTCGGATCATGGGGAGATGGCCTTCTTCCAGAACGACCTGTACATGGTGCTCCCTCCGCAGAACCCGCAACTGGCCTATGAGTTCGTGGGCTACCTGGACTTGGACACGGTGGAGCCGGACACGTGTGTGCAGGTGAGCACGGGGCTTCCAGAGCGGGGTGTGGCCGTGCCGATCTCGATCCACCCCAACCCGGCCACGGAACTGGTGCAGGTGGCCTTGTCAGTAGGTGGGGTCCTCCGCACGGTGGAGGTGCAGGATGCTCTGGGGCGCGTGGTGCATCGCCAGGCGCTACGGGCGCGGAGCGCGATGACGCTGGAGGTGGCCACGTGGCCGGCCGGCTGTTACCTGGTACGGGTGGAGGACCAGCACGGCCGCCGGGGTTCCGCACGCTTCATCAAGCACTGA
- a CDS encoding T9SS type A sorting domain-containing protein, giving the protein MNNSVGLSRGKELISVAVFDLRGRTCSTEITRTKGSAELDVSRLSAGVYVVRATDREGRISLARFVKQ; this is encoded by the coding sequence ATGAACAACAGCGTCGGCCTCTCTCGTGGTAAGGAACTGATATCGGTGGCGGTGTTCGACCTGCGCGGAAGGACGTGCAGTACCGAGATCACGCGCACTAAGGGAAGTGCCGAGCTCGATGTCTCCCGGCTCTCCGCCGGTGTCTATGTTGTGCGAGCTACTGACCGGGAGGGTCGGATCTCGCTGGCCCGATTCGTGAAGCAATGA
- a CDS encoding choice-of-anchor L domain-containing protein, whose translation MMRGTDRGLLLATLLLPAVAGAQITVDNTQTPEQLVQNVLLGGGITVSNVTFNGQPGNVINDQIGSFDGTNSNVNIAQGLVMCSGTIDEVVGPNNTDGLTLGPASPDFTGDIDLETISQQNVNDKAVLEFDFVPAGDSLKFRFVFGSEEYNEYVCSTFNDVFGFFLSGPGINGPFSNNAENIALIPGTSVPIGINTVNNGSAGTFGDPANCAAVDPNWQSNSSFYFDNAGGLTVQYDGFTVVLTARALVQCGETYHIKLAIADAFDSALDSGVFLEGGSFSSNPFIPALQPGPGVFGDVVFESCFPVALNFVRVGDISQPDTVYLTYGGTSTPGLDYFPPLPDTLLFAGGQGSIPFQLNVPVDGDGDETIEITLLVPGGCNGQPIEVTYTFFIQSVPELQVTSTGATVACGESVDLTATITGGFGFHDLLWSTGDTSATITVTAFAAQDITVIATDTCGLAPDTAFATITLTPPPPISLSIIGPDDLVEGCDSTVVRVTRPQGTTGDLTLQLVQSGTATNGTDHSTVPALITIPNGSNQIDLPVNALNDGTADGTETATITATYTNACGQAVTANVTITITDPQPLSLLGDDVLAECTDSLVLVVAASGGTGTIGLLWADGTVGTTLWVPGDVDGTYPVTATDACGQTATLAIDVEVDCEIFIPNVFSPNGDGQNDRFEIEGIQSRQNTVRVFNRWGQVVFEANNYRNTWDGRNVPDGTYFYEVVVEGGEGPFTGHLTILNN comes from the coding sequence ATGATGCGAGGAACCGACCGTGGCCTGCTGCTGGCCACCCTGCTGCTGCCCGCCGTGGCGGGGGCGCAGATCACCGTGGACAACACCCAGACCCCGGAGCAGCTCGTGCAGAACGTGCTGTTGGGCGGTGGCATCACGGTGAGCAACGTGACTTTCAACGGGCAGCCGGGCAACGTGATCAACGACCAGATCGGCAGCTTCGACGGCACCAACTCCAACGTGAACATCGCCCAGGGCCTGGTGATGTGCAGCGGCACCATCGACGAGGTGGTGGGCCCCAACAACACCGACGGGTTGACGCTGGGACCCGCATCCCCGGACTTCACCGGGGATATCGACCTGGAGACCATCTCCCAGCAGAACGTGAACGACAAGGCCGTGCTCGAGTTCGACTTCGTGCCGGCCGGTGATTCGCTCAAGTTCCGCTTCGTCTTCGGCAGCGAGGAGTACAACGAGTACGTCTGCTCCACCTTCAACGATGTCTTCGGCTTCTTCCTGAGCGGTCCCGGCATCAACGGGCCCTTCAGCAACAACGCCGAGAACATCGCCCTGATCCCCGGCACCAGCGTGCCCATCGGCATCAACACGGTGAACAACGGCTCGGCCGGCACCTTCGGCGACCCCGCCAACTGCGCGGCGGTGGACCCGAACTGGCAGAGCAACAGCAGCTTCTACTTCGACAACGCCGGCGGCCTCACCGTGCAGTACGACGGCTTCACCGTGGTGCTCACGGCCCGCGCACTGGTGCAGTGCGGCGAGACCTACCACATCAAGCTGGCCATCGCCGATGCCTTCGATTCGGCCCTGGACAGCGGCGTGTTCCTGGAGGGCGGCAGCTTCAGCAGCAATCCCTTCATCCCCGCGCTGCAGCCCGGTCCGGGCGTGTTCGGCGATGTGGTCTTCGAGAGCTGCTTCCCGGTGGCCCTCAACTTCGTGCGGGTGGGCGACATCAGCCAGCCGGACACGGTGTACCTCACCTACGGCGGCACCTCCACACCCGGCTTGGACTACTTCCCACCACTGCCCGACACGCTGCTCTTCGCCGGCGGCCAGGGCAGCATCCCTTTCCAGCTCAACGTGCCGGTGGACGGCGATGGCGATGAGACCATCGAGATCACCCTGCTGGTGCCTGGCGGCTGCAACGGCCAGCCCATCGAGGTCACCTACACCTTCTTCATCCAGAGCGTGCCCGAGCTGCAGGTGACCTCCACGGGTGCGACCGTGGCCTGCGGCGAGAGCGTGGACCTGACGGCCACCATCACCGGAGGCTTCGGCTTCCATGACCTGTTGTGGAGCACGGGCGACACCAGCGCCACCATCACCGTCACGGCCTTCGCCGCGCAGGACATCACCGTGATCGCCACGGACACCTGCGGCCTGGCCCCGGACACGGCCTTCGCCACCATCACGTTGACGCCGCCGCCGCCCATTTCGCTGAGCATCATCGGCCCGGACGACCTCGTGGAGGGCTGCGATTCCACCGTGGTCCGCGTGACACGCCCGCAAGGCACCACCGGCGACCTCACCCTCCAGCTGGTGCAGAGCGGCACGGCCACCAACGGCACCGACCACAGCACCGTGCCCGCCCTCATCACCATCCCCAACGGCAGCAACCAGATCGACCTGCCGGTGAACGCGCTGAACGATGGCACTGCGGATGGCACGGAGACCGCGACGATCACCGCCACCTACACGAACGCCTGCGGGCAGGCCGTGACCGCGAACGTGACGATCACCATCACCGACCCGCAACCGCTGAGCCTGCTGGGCGATGACGTGCTGGCCGAATGCACGGACAGCCTGGTGCTGGTGGTGGCGGCCTCCGGAGGAACGGGGACCATCGGTCTGCTGTGGGCGGACGGGACCGTGGGCACCACGCTCTGGGTGCCCGGTGATGTGGACGGCACTTATCCGGTGACGGCCACCGATGCCTGCGGACAGACGGCCACCCTCGCGATCGATGTGGAGGTGGACTGCGAGATCTTCATCCCGAACGTGTTCAGCCCGAACGGCGATGGCCAGAACGACCGCTTCGAGATCGAGGGCATCCAGAGCCGGCAGAACACGGTGCGCGTGTTCAACCGCTGGGGCCAGGTGGTCTTCGAGGCCAACAACTACCGCAACACTTGGGATGGGCGCAACGTGCCCGACGGCACCTACTTCTATGAGGTGGTGGTGGAAGGTGGTGAAGGGCCCTTCACCGGCCACCTGACCATCCTGAACAACTAG
- a CDS encoding choice-of-anchor L domain-containing protein, whose protein sequence is MNRSLLALCALLPLGSSAQLVVTNTQTPAQLVQNVLLGGGVTASNFTFNGLPANTINPQAGEFDGTTSNVGLAAGMIMGSGDVTFAIGPNNIGSGSAGGGNWGFNDPDLDQLSGVATHDAAILEFDFIPTGDSLKFNYVFGSEEYDEYVCGTVNDVFGFFLSGPGIAGPFTNNAINIALVPGTQVPVSINTVNNGTVGANGTASNCAALDPNWMNNNIYYSSNANGTTVQYDGMTVVLTARAQVVCGQTYHIKIAIADGGDTAFDSGVFLEAGSFVSTGQVIPDLVSGVLVNDSTMLEGCGLVDFTFYRMGDTSNTDTVNLAILGTATPGVDYSPPFPSQLIYYPGDTAITFLLTIPQDADGMESIIIQIQQLIQCAGIQIQTEFHFYIDSPPPLDIQASNIQSDCNLTEVLAPVVSGGSGNYQYSWSTGETTPTISVSPGVTTTYTLTVSDTCSIVPATVDITVDVPVYAPMVLTLTPDTAIPCLGDADLSVLNVAGGDGNFSYEWTTGTTVVGSTATVNVDAGPPTYYVATVTDGCGSTAQDSVLTTTAPLPPIEIVTNGDPTVICVGDTTTISIASVTGGNGVYTYIWEDANGTVIATGTSVDVPVPADAVYTFTASDQCGYTGSAVVATYIPHPEPLVIDLTEDQVICYGDSILLSAQITGGSGIYRIEWPLLAHTDPEVMVTPLSATTYVVNVYEECGLFNSAQVEIEVEPTLADIVVTNEGIDDWQFDAATYPEPIYYFWNLGDGTKASTQQVSHSYTDMEDHWVHLEIVTANGCRATDSVYIIPPAQIHFPNAFTPDGDGINEVFGPVSHMVSSYEMTIFDRWGEQIFASSEEEPVWDGKVNGNMAPTGVYVYKYKAEGHYMPPQEGYGHVTLIRGTIQEN, encoded by the coding sequence ATGAACCGCTCCCTTCTCGCCCTGTGCGCGCTGCTTCCCCTGGGCAGTTCCGCCCAGTTGGTGGTGACCAATACGCAGACCCCGGCCCAGCTGGTGCAGAACGTGCTCCTCGGCGGCGGGGTGACGGCCAGCAACTTCACCTTCAATGGATTGCCGGCCAACACCATCAACCCCCAGGCCGGCGAGTTCGACGGCACGACCTCCAATGTGGGCCTGGCCGCCGGCATGATCATGGGATCCGGCGATGTCACCTTCGCCATCGGCCCCAACAACATCGGCAGCGGCTCGGCCGGCGGCGGCAACTGGGGCTTCAACGACCCTGATCTGGACCAATTGAGCGGTGTGGCCACCCACGATGCCGCCATCCTGGAGTTCGACTTCATCCCCACCGGGGATTCGCTCAAGTTCAATTACGTCTTTGGCTCCGAGGAGTACGATGAGTACGTCTGTGGGACCGTGAACGACGTGTTCGGCTTCTTCCTCAGCGGGCCGGGCATCGCCGGTCCCTTCACCAACAACGCCATCAACATCGCCCTGGTGCCCGGCACCCAGGTGCCCGTATCGATCAACACCGTGAACAACGGGACCGTAGGCGCGAACGGAACGGCCTCCAACTGCGCCGCACTGGACCCGAACTGGATGAACAACAACATCTACTACAGCTCGAACGCCAACGGCACCACGGTGCAGTACGACGGCATGACCGTGGTGCTGACCGCCCGTGCCCAGGTCGTTTGCGGCCAGACCTACCACATCAAGATCGCGATCGCGGACGGTGGCGACACCGCTTTCGACAGCGGCGTGTTCCTGGAGGCGGGAAGTTTCGTGAGCACCGGGCAGGTGATCCCCGACCTCGTGAGCGGCGTGCTCGTGAACGACAGCACCATGCTGGAGGGCTGCGGGCTGGTGGATTTCACCTTCTACCGCATGGGCGACACCTCCAACACCGACACGGTGAACCTCGCCATCCTGGGCACGGCCACACCGGGTGTGGACTACAGCCCGCCCTTTCCCAGCCAGCTGATCTACTATCCCGGCGACACGGCCATCACCTTCCTGCTCACCATCCCGCAGGATGCCGATGGCATGGAATCCATCATCATCCAGATCCAGCAGCTGATCCAGTGCGCCGGCATCCAGATCCAGACCGAGTTCCACTTCTACATCGATTCACCACCCCCGCTGGACATCCAGGCCAGCAACATCCAGAGCGACTGCAACCTCACGGAGGTCCTGGCGCCGGTCGTGTCCGGGGGATCCGGCAACTACCAGTACAGCTGGAGCACGGGCGAGACCACGCCCACCATCTCCGTATCGCCGGGCGTGACCACCACCTACACCCTCACCGTGAGCGACACGTGCAGCATCGTGCCGGCCACCGTGGACATCACCGTCGACGTGCCGGTGTACGCCCCCATGGTGCTGACGCTGACGCCCGACACGGCCATTCCCTGCCTGGGCGATGCGGACCTCAGCGTGCTGAACGTGGCCGGCGGTGATGGCAACTTCAGTTACGAATGGACCACCGGCACCACGGTGGTGGGCTCCACCGCCACGGTGAACGTCGATGCCGGTCCGCCCACCTACTATGTGGCCACGGTGACCGATGGCTGCGGATCCACCGCCCAGGACAGCGTGCTCACCACCACGGCCCCGCTGCCGCCGATCGAGATCGTCACCAACGGCGACCCGACCGTCATCTGCGTCGGTGACACCACCACCATCTCGATCGCCTCCGTCACCGGTGGCAACGGCGTATACACCTACATCTGGGAGGATGCGAACGGAACGGTGATCGCCACGGGGACCAGCGTGGATGTCCCGGTGCCGGCCGACGCCGTGTACACCTTCACGGCCAGCGACCAGTGCGGCTACACCGGCAGCGCCGTCGTGGCCACCTACATCCCGCACCCGGAGCCCCTGGTGATCGACCTCACCGAGGACCAGGTGATCTGCTACGGCGACAGCATCCTGCTCAGCGCGCAGATCACCGGCGGGTCCGGCATCTACCGCATCGAGTGGCCGCTGCTGGCGCACACCGACCCTGAGGTGATGGTGACCCCGCTGAGCGCGACCACCTACGTGGTGAACGTGTACGAGGAATGTGGCCTGTTCAACAGCGCCCAGGTGGAGATCGAGGTGGAGCCCACCCTGGCCGATATCGTGGTGACCAACGAGGGCATCGACGACTGGCAGTTCGACGCGGCCACCTATCCGGAACCCATCTACTACTTCTGGAACCTCGGCGACGGCACGAAGGCGAGCACCCAGCAGGTGTCGCACAGCTACACCGACATGGAGGACCACTGGGTGCATCTGGAGATCGTGACGGCCAACGGCTGCCGGGCAACCGACTCGGTGTACATCATCCCGCCGGCGCAGATCCACTTCCCCAACGCCTTCACGCCCGACGGCGACGGCATCAACGAGGTCTTCGGGCCGGTGAGCCACATGGTGTCCAGCTACGAGATGACCATCTTCGACCGCTGGGGCGAGCAGATCTTCGCCTCGTCGGAGGAAGAGCCGGTGTGGGACGGCAAGGTGAACGGCAACATGGCGCCCACCGGCGTCTACGTGTACAAGTACAAGGCCGAGGGCCACTACATGCCGCCGCAGGAAGGGTACGGTCACGTGACCCTCATCCGTGGCACGATCCAGGAGAACTGA